One window from the genome of Streptomyces sp. NBC_00287 encodes:
- a CDS encoding SCO1417 family MocR-like transcription factor — MAQWTSAVGPAQLARLLSSQQDRPAGPGTRRPPAYRALADGIRLLVLEGRVPVAARLPAERELALSLSVSRTTVAAAYEALRAEGFLESRRGAGSWTAVPAGNPLPARGLEPLPPEALGSVIDLGCAALPAPEPWLTRAVQGALEELPPYAHTHGDYPAGLPALRAMIAERYTARGIPTMPEQIMVTTGAMGAIDAICHLFAGRGERVAVESPSYANILQLMREAGARLVPVAMAEGLSGWDLDRWRQVLRDAAPRLAYVVADFHNPTGALADDDQRRQLVEAARSAGTVLVADETMSELWLDPDVAMPRPVCAFDPAGATVITVGSASKAFWAGMRIGWVRAAPDVIRSLVAARAYADLGTPVLEQLAVNWLFSTGGWEQAVELRRMQARENREALVGAVRRELPEWEFEVPKGGLTLWVRTGGLSGSRLAEAGERVGVRVPSGPRFGVDGAFEGYVRLPFTVGGAVAEEAAVRLAAAARLVESGGTGGGEAPRTFVA, encoded by the coding sequence ATGGCGCAGTGGACCTCGGCGGTGGGACCGGCTCAACTTGCCCGGCTGCTCAGCTCCCAGCAGGACCGACCGGCGGGCCCCGGTACGCGCCGCCCGCCCGCCTATCGCGCGCTCGCCGACGGCATCCGCCTGCTGGTCCTTGAGGGCCGGGTGCCGGTCGCGGCGCGGCTGCCCGCTGAGCGCGAACTGGCGCTTTCCCTGTCCGTCAGCCGTACGACGGTCGCCGCGGCCTATGAGGCCCTGCGCGCCGAGGGCTTCCTGGAGTCCCGACGTGGCGCCGGCAGCTGGACCGCGGTCCCGGCCGGAAATCCGCTTCCCGCGCGCGGCCTTGAACCCCTGCCGCCCGAGGCCCTCGGCTCGGTGATCGACCTCGGCTGCGCGGCCCTTCCCGCGCCCGAGCCATGGCTCACCCGGGCCGTGCAGGGCGCCCTTGAGGAACTGCCGCCGTACGCCCACACACACGGCGACTATCCGGCCGGGCTGCCCGCCCTGCGCGCGATGATCGCCGAGCGGTACACTGCGCGCGGGATCCCGACCATGCCCGAGCAGATCATGGTGACGACCGGGGCGATGGGCGCCATCGACGCCATCTGTCATCTCTTCGCGGGGCGGGGCGAGCGGGTCGCCGTGGAGTCGCCGTCCTACGCCAACATCCTTCAGTTGATGCGGGAGGCGGGCGCGCGGCTGGTGCCCGTCGCCATGGCCGAGGGGCTCAGCGGCTGGGACCTGGACCGCTGGCGTCAGGTGCTGCGCGACGCGGCACCGCGGCTGGCCTATGTCGTCGCCGACTTCCACAATCCGACCGGTGCGCTCGCCGACGACGATCAGCGGCGGCAGTTGGTGGAGGCGGCACGGTCCGCGGGGACGGTGCTGGTCGCCGACGAGACGATGAGCGAATTGTGGCTGGACCCGGATGTCGCGATGCCGCGGCCCGTGTGCGCCTTCGATCCGGCCGGGGCCACAGTGATCACCGTCGGCTCGGCGAGCAAGGCCTTCTGGGCCGGGATGCGCATCGGGTGGGTACGGGCGGCGCCCGATGTGATCCGCAGCCTGGTCGCCGCGCGCGCCTACGCCGACCTGGGGACACCGGTGTTGGAGCAGCTGGCCGTGAACTGGCTGTTCAGCACGGGGGGTTGGGAGCAGGCCGTCGAGCTGCGCCGGATGCAGGCCCGTGAGAACCGGGAGGCGCTGGTCGGCGCGGTGCGGCGGGAGCTGCCCGAGTGGGAGTTCGAGGTCCCCAAGGGCGGGCTGACCCTTTGGGTCCGCACGGGCGGCCTCTCCGGCTCGCGGCTCGCGGAAGCGGGGGAACGGGTCGGCGTCCGGGTGCCGTCGGGGCCCCGCTTCGGGGTCGACGGCGCCTTCGAGGGGTATGTGCGGCTGCCGTTCACCGTGGGCGGTGCGGTCGCGGAAGAGGCGGCGGTACGGCTGGCTGCCGCGGCACGGTTGGTGGAGAGCGGGGGGACGGGCGGTGGGGAGGCGCCTCGGACATTCGTGGCGTGA